The genomic stretch GCCCATGATTTTTTCCTTAACGGCCCAGGAGGTTGTTCTCATGGGACGAACACCCCATCTGGGTCGGTGGCGCTTCGAGGGGGAAGAGGATCATGCGATCGTCAGGCGGGTCATGGAAAAAACCGAGACCCTCCAACTGGCCGGACGAAATATGAATCAACTAAGCGGCGGCGAAACGCACCGGGTGTTGATCGCCCGGGCTCTGGCCCAGGAGCCGCAGATCCTGCTTCTGGACGAACCCACGGCTTTCCTGGACATCCGCCACCAGGTCGATTTTCTGAATCTGGTTCAGAGGCTAAACGAGGAGCAGGGAATGACGGTGATCGCCGTCACCCACGACATTAATCTCGCGTCCCTTTACTGCAAACAAATCGCTCTGTTGAAGGAGGGACAAATTCAGGCTCTGGGCTCTCCAGAGGAAGTCATAACGGAGGAGAGGATTGAAGCCGCGTATCACCTATCCGTGACCGTCGATCACCATCCCGTGACCGGCCGTCCCCGGGTGACACCTGGAAGAGAGGAACCATCGGATAACGGAAACCGGTTGAAGCCGGTGCTGCCCCGCAACTGTGAGCGGAACGAAACCCGGAAGAACCACTGATTATCTTTCAAGAGAATCGGGAAGGGCCGGGAAGTAGGAGTCAGCCGCAAGCCAGGAGACGTATCCGACGGAAAAATAACCACCTTCCCGAGGGGGAAGAAAGGAGAAGAATGATGAAAAGATTTTTTTTGTTGTTTTTGGCAGCGGTTCCGATTTTTTTCGTTCTACAATCCGTTGCGGCTGCAAACGCGCCCACAGGCCATTCCACGGGGGAAACCCTCCAGATGGAGGAAGTGGTCGTCACGGCCACGAAAATCCCCGAAAAACGCAAGGACATTCCCAACGCCGTCGTTATTCTGGATGAAGAGGATATCCGGAAATCGGGAGCGAAATCCATCGGGCAGCTCCTGGCCAACGAACCGGGCATCGACTGGCGAAGCTACGGCAACTTCGGCGGAGCCGCCCAGGAGATCCAGATCCGCGGCATGCGGGGCAACGGCACCCAGATGCTCGTCAACGGCGTCAATGTCAATTCGCCCTCCCTGGGGCTGGCTGACGTGGGTAAAATTCCCTTGAACAACGTCGAACGGATCGAGGTGATCAAGGGTTCCGGATCGCTTCTCTACGGCTCGGGTGCCATGGGAGGCGTCGTGAACATCATCACCAAACGGCCCGACCGGGATAAAACGGATCTGAAAATCGGGGCGGGTTACGGTTCGCAGGACACGTACCGCCTGTGGGCCGAACAGGGCATGTTCGTCGCCGGCAATCTCGGTTACTACCTGACGGCAAACCGCGCGGAGACAAACGGGTTTCGCTCTAACAGCGACTTGCGTCAAAACGACGTTTCCCTGAAGATGGTCCTCGAACAAAGCGAAGCCGTCGATATCAGCCTCTATGGCGATTACCTCGACCGGACTTACGGCATGCCCGGCGTCAAACCGCCCCGGGGAACGGCGGATTATTATATCGGCGGCAAGAAGTTTTATGACAACGAGGCGGCAAGCCTTCTGGATTACAGCGAAGACCAGGACGGACACGTCGTTCTGGAAATCAAGGGTAAACCCCGGCACTGGCTGGGCTACCAGGGCAAAGGCTATTACACCCACATGGAAAATTATAATTACAACCGTTATGCCTTCGACGGTTCCGGAAACAAAAACTGGATCACCAACGAAGTCAAAGGGGCGGACGGACATGTGGATCTTCATCCGTTCGACGGGGCAACGCTTCTGCTGGGAGGGGAATATCGGGACCTCCGCTGGGGGAGCAAAACCCATGCCTTGGACAGCTCCGGCGCCCGGAGCGGGAAAACGGCCACCCACGCCCACCTGTTTACGCGGGGCTTTTTTTCGGAGGCCCAGTACCGGCCGTCAGACTACTGGAAAGTATTCGCC from Deltaproteobacteria bacterium encodes the following:
- a CDS encoding TonB-dependent receptor yields the protein MMKRFFLLFLAAVPIFFVLQSVAAANAPTGHSTGETLQMEEVVVTATKIPEKRKDIPNAVVILDEEDIRKSGAKSIGQLLANEPGIDWRSYGNFGGAAQEIQIRGMRGNGTQMLVNGVNVNSPSLGLADVGKIPLNNVERIEVIKGSGSLLYGSGAMGGVVNIITKRPDRDKTDLKIGAGYGSQDTYRLWAEQGMFVAGNLGYYLTANRAETNGFRSNSDLRQNDVSLKMVLEQSEAVDISLYGDYLDRTYGMPGVKPPRGTADYYIGGKKFYDNEAASLLDYSEDQDGHVVLEIKGKPRHWLGYQGKGYYTHMENYNYNRYAFDGSGNKNWITNEVKGADGHVDLHPFDGATLLLGGEYRDLRWGSKTHALDSSGARSGKTATHAHLFTRGFFSEAQYRPSDYWKVFAGIRREEHSAFGSENLPFFGLIVNPWPNTALKINHGKHFLAPTPNDLYWPEDPYTKGNPDLKPETGWHSDITLEQSSLNDKIFATLSYFHWDVNDKIQWEPDSQGIFSPVNLADYKAQGVEAGIKIGPCYNLTLGLSYTWLDADEKNRAYTRQDYVWPPFSPPDFQYVMVKRRAAYTPEALFKGDLTYKNGFGLTATATIRYVSDRLVYRTETTVYPDTRTVIYTLDSYWTMDLKAEQRFHGRYVFSLAVTNLANVDYDTHMGSFTDQNTWETSWCRYPGMGRSVFAGLSYEF